A genomic window from Candidatus Methylacidiphilum fumarolicum includes:
- a CDS encoding peroxiredoxin: protein MKKNKRIGLEVGSPIPDVWAFDPEGNPMSVRELCSKGLVLLYFFPKANTPGCTIQACNLRDHLADLQKANVQVIGISRDKPSVQKKFIQNNRLNFMLLCDPSGEVCKEFAIPRFFGMPKRLSFLIKDGKVLWRDCHPNIWNTAAEVLEAIKASNFWPKD, encoded by the coding sequence ATGAAAAAAAACAAGAGAATAGGACTTGAAGTGGGCTCGCCCATTCCCGATGTTTGGGCATTTGATCCTGAAGGCAATCCAATGTCAGTAAGAGAGCTTTGTTCCAAAGGATTGGTTTTGCTATACTTTTTCCCAAAAGCTAACACTCCTGGTTGCACTATCCAAGCCTGTAATCTGCGGGATCATTTAGCGGATCTACAGAAAGCAAATGTTCAGGTTATTGGAATAAGCAGGGACAAACCCTCAGTACAAAAAAAATTTATTCAAAACAATCGGCTCAATTTTATGCTGCTTTGCGACCCAAGCGGAGAGGTTTGCAAGGAATTTGCTATTCCTCGTTTCTTTGGAATGCCCAAACGCCTTTCCTTTTTGATTAAAGATGGCAAAGTGTTATGGCGTGATTGCCACCCCAACATTTGGAATACAGCTGCAGAAGTTCTGGAAGCAATTAAAGCAAGCAATTTCTGGCCAAAAGATTGA
- a CDS encoding FAD-binding oxidoreductase codes for MELWTEELHRLFPDKFSTSEEKLSKYATDAWLLSRAPDGVFFPESKEDVVALMQFAFSRGIYVTARGGGRGYVGGAVPVKGGVVVSFEKMNRVKEIHPIDGVAVVEPGVITGVLQAKVKEMGLFYPPDPASVMECTIGGNVATNAGGPRCLKYGVTRNYILGLEVVLSDGSVAKVGGRTIKNKTGFDLTSLFVGSEGMLGLVTEITLKLLPFPPLKACLSAYFERMDQAILCVNKILSSGVLPAALEIADRFTLQCAREFTKGEIPPFDAHILLETDGSIGAVHSDIEFFEKILREFQPKELTRAVGEEACEKLWESRRLFSMSLKASGLTKLNEDVTVPRSRLADLISLGEHLQRHYGLIVACFGHAGDGNIHVNLMVDWSKKENRDKAEEALNVLFDSVILWNGSITGEHGIGIAKLPWWNKAVSQQTRLLHEKIKKALDPKGILNPGKFV; via the coding sequence ATGGAATTATGGACTGAGGAATTACATCGGCTTTTTCCTGATAAGTTTTCAACCAGTGAGGAAAAACTAAGCAAGTATGCTACAGATGCTTGGCTTTTATCGAGAGCTCCAGATGGTGTTTTTTTTCCTGAATCAAAAGAAGATGTTGTTGCCTTGATGCAGTTTGCTTTCTCTCGAGGTATTTATGTGACAGCTAGAGGTGGAGGGAGAGGCTATGTAGGAGGAGCTGTTCCAGTAAAAGGGGGAGTGGTTGTTTCTTTTGAGAAGATGAACCGAGTCAAAGAGATACATCCAATAGATGGAGTAGCTGTTGTTGAGCCTGGAGTTATCACGGGAGTCCTACAGGCAAAAGTAAAAGAGATGGGTCTTTTTTATCCCCCTGATCCTGCCAGTGTGATGGAATGTACCATTGGCGGAAATGTAGCGACGAACGCTGGAGGGCCCCGATGTCTTAAATACGGAGTTACTCGAAATTACATCTTAGGCCTTGAGGTGGTGCTTTCCGATGGATCGGTAGCCAAAGTGGGGGGGAGGACGATTAAGAATAAAACTGGCTTCGATTTGACGAGCCTCTTTGTTGGCTCCGAAGGGATGCTGGGGCTAGTCACTGAAATTACTCTTAAACTGCTTCCTTTCCCTCCACTGAAAGCCTGTCTATCCGCTTATTTTGAACGGATGGATCAGGCAATCTTGTGCGTGAACAAAATTTTATCTTCTGGGGTTCTTCCCGCAGCTCTGGAAATTGCTGATAGATTTACCCTTCAGTGCGCAAGAGAATTTACTAAAGGAGAAATTCCTCCTTTCGATGCCCATATTTTATTGGAAACTGATGGTAGTATTGGGGCAGTCCATTCTGATATCGAGTTTTTTGAGAAAATATTGCGGGAATTTCAACCAAAGGAACTGACAAGGGCAGTGGGGGAAGAGGCGTGTGAAAAATTGTGGGAGTCGCGCCGTCTCTTTTCAATGTCTCTTAAAGCCAGTGGACTAACCAAACTCAACGAAGATGTTACTGTTCCGCGTAGCCGACTGGCCGATTTAATAAGCCTAGGGGAACATCTTCAAAGGCACTATGGATTGATTGTTGCTTGTTTTGGTCATGCAGGGGATGGAAATATACATGTCAATCTGATGGTCGATTGGTCAAAAAAAGAGAATCGTGACAAGGCTGAAGAGGCCTTGAATGTTCTGTTTGATTCGGTAATATTATGGAATGGATCTATTACAGGAGAGCATGGGATTGGCATAGCTAAATTGCCATGGTGGAATAAAGCTGTCAGTCAACAAACCCGATTGCTTCACGAAAAGATTAAAAAGGCATTGGATCCCAAAGGCATTTTAAATCCTGGAAAATTTGTTTAA
- a CDS encoding Hsp20/alpha crystallin family protein — protein sequence MADLLTKRGLFQPSIWDPFKEIEEMRRKMASLFERPLELLSSEEIEPFELSEWRPYTDITEDDKEFLVKMDLPGVKKEEVKVSIQNNILTVSGERKIEREEKDKKKRYIRVERAYGAFSRSFELPEGVEEDKISAEFKDGVLYLHMPKGEKAQPKTVEVKVS from the coding sequence ATGGCTGATCTACTGACCAAAAGAGGTTTGTTCCAACCTTCGATTTGGGATCCCTTTAAGGAAATAGAAGAAATGAGGCGAAAGATGGCTTCCCTTTTTGAACGACCTCTTGAATTGCTTTCTTCAGAAGAGATTGAACCGTTTGAACTGAGCGAATGGCGTCCTTATACAGATATTACAGAAGATGACAAGGAGTTCTTGGTAAAAATGGACCTTCCTGGAGTCAAAAAAGAAGAAGTCAAGGTATCGATTCAAAATAACATTTTGACTGTATCTGGAGAAAGAAAGATAGAAAGAGAAGAAAAGGATAAAAAGAAAAGATATATTAGAGTAGAAAGGGCTTACGGAGCTTTCAGTAGAAGCTTCGAGTTGCCTGAGGGTGTTGAAGAAGACAAAATATCTGCGGAGTTCAAAGATGGGGTGCTTTATCTCCATATGCCAAAAGGTGAGAAAGCACAGCCAAAGACTGTTGAAGTGAAGGTGAGTTAA
- a CDS encoding lipase maturation factor family protein, translated as MKILPFNFKKLQSTPNPLALWLFFRALSFIYFIAFFSLSFQILGLVGEGGILPASPFLHYVQDQIGWRRFFLVPTLFWIIPPTDPILYAGTFLGMFLAVLLFFNIAPALVSLFLWSLYLSYVSVGQIFFNFQWDGLLLECGLLSILSSPWKLHPGFKELTFPPSWATFIFRWLLFRLMLLSGIVKLESHDPTWRALTALKYHYETEPLPTPLAWYFYHFPMWFHETTTFIVLFIELVVPFAIFMGRLGRTVSFILFSLLQLLIILTGNHAFFNWITLALGFVLLDDSFLKKILPFFSKSPPMPCPKLQKKFSFFLILPVFLVSVLLFLESFSFPYPQWTVKLLSSFSALRSINNYGAFAIMTTRRPEIIIEGSTDGIEWKEFPFCWKPSDPHKAPVFISPFHPRLDWQMWFAALSTPKENPWFASLLSCLLHGKKEVIKLFKANPFPFSPPKYVRALIYIYEYSSWSEKKEKGLWWNRTLYGLYFPPASLIVNPQNQEARGIPPSTQWQVSIFEN; from the coding sequence TTGAAAATCCTACCTTTTAACTTCAAAAAACTCCAATCCACTCCAAATCCCTTAGCCCTATGGCTATTTTTTCGTGCGCTTTCCTTTATCTATTTCATTGCTTTTTTTTCCCTTTCTTTTCAAATTCTTGGATTAGTAGGAGAAGGAGGGATCCTTCCAGCTTCCCCATTCCTGCATTATGTTCAAGATCAAATAGGCTGGCGAAGATTTTTTTTAGTTCCTACCCTATTCTGGATTATCCCTCCAACCGATCCCATTCTTTATGCTGGAACTTTCCTTGGAATGTTTTTGGCTGTTCTTCTTTTTTTCAATATAGCTCCAGCTCTTGTATCTCTATTTCTTTGGTCTCTTTATCTGTCTTATGTATCAGTGGGACAGATTTTTTTTAATTTCCAATGGGATGGTCTCCTTTTGGAATGTGGACTCCTTTCCATTTTATCATCGCCATGGAAACTTCATCCTGGCTTTAAGGAATTAACTTTCCCACCCTCTTGGGCAACTTTTATCTTCCGTTGGCTGCTTTTCCGGCTGATGCTTCTTTCTGGGATCGTTAAATTAGAAAGCCATGATCCAACATGGCGAGCCTTAACGGCTCTAAAATACCACTATGAAACAGAACCCTTGCCTACCCCCCTTGCTTGGTACTTTTACCACTTCCCCATGTGGTTTCATGAAACCACCACCTTTATTGTCCTATTCATCGAACTGGTTGTACCCTTCGCTATTTTTATGGGCCGACTAGGTAGAACAGTGAGTTTCATCCTTTTTTCTCTCTTGCAACTACTTATTATTCTCACTGGCAATCATGCCTTTTTTAACTGGATTACTTTAGCCTTAGGATTTGTCTTGTTAGATGATAGCTTTTTAAAAAAGATTCTTCCTTTCTTCTCCAAATCCCCTCCAATGCCTTGTCCAAAACTTCAGAAGAAATTCTCATTTTTTCTTATTCTTCCTGTTTTTTTAGTCAGTGTTCTGCTTTTTTTAGAATCCTTTTCTTTTCCGTATCCACAATGGACTGTAAAGCTTCTTAGCTCCTTTTCAGCTCTACGATCGATCAACAATTATGGAGCCTTTGCAATTATGACAACAAGAAGACCGGAAATAATTATAGAAGGGAGTACCGACGGCATCGAATGGAAAGAATTCCCCTTTTGCTGGAAACCTTCTGACCCTCATAAGGCGCCTGTATTTATCTCTCCCTTCCATCCAAGATTAGACTGGCAAATGTGGTTTGCCGCTTTAAGTACACCAAAGGAAAACCCTTGGTTTGCTTCTCTTCTGTCCTGCTTGCTTCACGGTAAGAAAGAGGTCATCAAACTTTTCAAAGCCAACCCCTTCCCCTTCTCTCCTCCAAAATATGTCCGAGCTCTTATCTATATCTACGAATATAGCTCTTGGTCAGAAAAAAAAGAGAAAGGACTCTGGTGGAATAGAACTCTTTATGGGTTGTATTTTCCTCCTGCTTCTTTAATAGTTAACCCTCAAAACCAAGAAGCCAGGGGTATCCCCCCTTCCACTCAATGGCAAGTAAGCATTTTTGAGAATTAA
- a CDS encoding VOC family protein, with translation MKASKLLHTRLRVNNIEESIKFFTTVLGMEVVRKTQSPRGSILAFLKLPGSDEEIELCYYPGSGKVNVPPDLMHLAFEVKNLEQFREHCSKLGYQFSDGPTVTSNGTKFAFIDHPDGYEIELIERNQ, from the coding sequence ATGAAAGCATCCAAACTTCTCCATACTCGCTTGAGGGTAAACAATATCGAAGAGTCAATCAAGTTTTTTACTACTGTACTGGGAATGGAAGTAGTCAGAAAGACGCAATCTCCAAGGGGATCTATTTTAGCCTTTTTAAAACTTCCCGGAAGTGACGAGGAGATCGAACTTTGTTATTATCCTGGAAGTGGAAAAGTCAATGTTCCCCCAGATTTGATGCATCTAGCATTTGAGGTTAAAAATCTAGAACAATTTAGAGAGCATTGTTCAAAATTAGGATACCAGTTTTCCGATGGTCCAACTGTTACCTCTAATGGTACAAAATTTGCGTTTATTGACCATCCAGATGGTTATGAAATAGAGCTGATTGAACGTAACCAATAA
- a CDS encoding M20/M25/M40 family metallo-hydrolase has product MKKESFDFLCALLKSPSPSGWESPAQQIWIDYVKRYAHRLDKDAYGNAVAYLNPEGNPKILVNGHIDEIAFQIQYIDDSGFLYFAPVGGPDPKLAKGRKVNIYHEGNSIPGVIGTLAIHMQEKETQEKPPKWSELFIDIGASSKDEALQYVQIGDWALYDSSFFPLLNDIWIARGCDDKVGAFAAAEVLRLCYEEKVSGPCIIAASTIQEENGLYGASMIGYSVHPDIAIVFDVGHATDIPIVDKKKFGDIRLGKGPILSHGSINHPGVVKTLDKLAHQLGITHQHSIDPRRSGTDADALFIQKGGIPSCVIGIPNRYMHSPTEAFHLKDLETAAFWVSCFCKEIKSKDDILYI; this is encoded by the coding sequence ATGAAAAAAGAATCCTTTGATTTTCTCTGTGCCCTTTTAAAAAGTCCCAGCCCATCCGGTTGGGAAAGTCCAGCTCAACAAATATGGATTGACTATGTAAAGAGGTATGCCCATCGATTAGATAAAGATGCCTATGGGAATGCTGTGGCCTATTTAAATCCAGAAGGCAACCCTAAGATTTTAGTTAATGGACACATTGATGAAATTGCCTTTCAAATCCAATATATCGATGACTCCGGGTTTCTCTACTTTGCTCCAGTTGGAGGGCCAGATCCCAAACTTGCTAAAGGGAGGAAAGTAAACATTTATCATGAGGGCAACTCTATCCCTGGGGTAATCGGGACGCTTGCCATTCATATGCAAGAAAAAGAAACGCAAGAAAAACCTCCCAAATGGAGTGAACTTTTTATTGATATTGGAGCATCCAGCAAAGATGAAGCTCTGCAGTATGTACAGATTGGAGATTGGGCCCTTTATGATAGCAGTTTTTTCCCTCTCCTCAACGATATTTGGATAGCAAGAGGATGTGACGACAAAGTCGGGGCTTTTGCTGCCGCAGAAGTCTTAAGGCTCTGTTACGAAGAGAAAGTTTCTGGTCCTTGTATCATAGCAGCTTCGACAATACAAGAAGAAAATGGACTCTACGGGGCAAGTATGATCGGTTATTCAGTCCATCCCGATATTGCCATTGTCTTTGATGTAGGCCATGCCACTGATATTCCGATTGTCGACAAAAAGAAATTCGGCGATATTCGACTCGGAAAAGGTCCCATATTAAGCCATGGGAGCATCAATCATCCAGGAGTAGTTAAGACTTTAGATAAACTGGCCCATCAATTGGGTATAACTCATCAGCATAGCATCGATCCTAGACGCTCAGGAACGGATGCAGACGCTTTATTTATTCAAAAAGGAGGCATTCCTAGCTGTGTAATCGGAATTCCTAATAGATATATGCATAGCCCAACAGAAGCTTTCCATTTAAAGGATTTGGAAACGGCTGCTTTTTGGGTTTCTTGTTTCTGCAAAGAAATCAAAAGCAAGGATGATATCCTGTATATTTAA
- a CDS encoding FMN-dependent NADH-azoreductase, producing the protein MAKILYIEASPRKDRSFSIAAAKVFLEEYKANHPTDSIETLDLWTKALPSFDGYILQSKYAIFHGLEHTPEQKNAWSEVEEIIAHFISFDKYVFSFPMWNFAIPYRLKHYIDIFVQPTYTFSYTPQEGYKGLVVGKKACLICSRGGNYPEGTEFQKYDFQLPYVKLILGFIGITDIQQIIVEGTLFEKREALLEKAMIEAKNAAATF; encoded by the coding sequence ATGGCTAAAATTCTTTATATTGAAGCTTCACCTCGAAAAGATAGATCTTTTTCTATAGCGGCGGCGAAAGTATTTCTTGAGGAGTACAAGGCAAATCACCCAACAGACTCCATAGAAACATTGGATCTTTGGACCAAAGCCCTTCCTTCTTTTGATGGCTATATTCTTCAAAGCAAATATGCCATTTTTCATGGCTTGGAACATACTCCTGAACAAAAAAATGCATGGAGTGAAGTAGAAGAAATTATTGCCCACTTTATTTCCTTCGATAAATATGTGTTTTCTTTCCCTATGTGGAATTTTGCTATTCCCTACAGACTTAAGCATTATATAGATATTTTTGTGCAGCCCACTTATACTTTTTCTTATACTCCGCAAGAGGGCTACAAAGGGTTGGTAGTTGGGAAAAAGGCATGCTTAATATGTTCTAGAGGTGGGAATTATCCAGAAGGAACTGAATTTCAAAAATACGATTTTCAGCTTCCTTATGTGAAATTAATCCTGGGATTTATTGGAATTACAGATATTCAGCAAATAATTGTTGAAGGCACTCTTTTTGAAAAAAGAGAAGCGCTTTTGGAAAAGGCAATGATTGAGGCAAAGAATGCTGCTGCGACTTTTTAG
- a CDS encoding ribulose-phosphate 3-epimerase has product MLQPIRLSINIGINPFQLPKEIQKAEIMRCNSIHVDVMDGHFVPNLSIGPDFIAALRSMTDLPIEVHLLIQQPDRFARDFIEAGADLLIVHLESHHDIQKTINLIRGLGCRCGLALNPLTLFEKSIKYLPQLQAILFLISNFPPKIHPFQPEKLSKIRKAKEFREKNNLNFEIQVEGGLSAQTIPSTVIAGANTLVLESSFFTEELSVQTLSEILKGIDEASAGG; this is encoded by the coding sequence ATGCTGCAACCAATTCGTCTCTCAATCAATATCGGAATAAATCCTTTTCAACTACCCAAGGAGATACAAAAAGCCGAAATCATGAGATGTAATTCGATTCATGTGGATGTAATGGATGGTCATTTTGTCCCTAATCTTTCTATAGGTCCAGATTTTATTGCTGCTTTGCGATCAATGACAGATTTGCCAATTGAAGTTCATCTCCTTATTCAACAACCGGATCGTTTTGCAAGAGATTTTATTGAAGCTGGTGCTGATCTCCTCATTGTCCACCTGGAGTCTCACCATGATATACAAAAAACGATTAATTTAATTCGAGGTCTTGGTTGCCGTTGTGGTCTAGCACTCAATCCACTGACTCTTTTTGAAAAGAGCATCAAGTATCTCCCTCAGCTCCAAGCCATTCTCTTTCTTATAAGTAATTTTCCGCCTAAAATACACCCATTTCAGCCAGAAAAGCTCTCTAAAATAAGAAAAGCCAAGGAATTTCGCGAAAAGAACAATCTCAATTTTGAAATACAAGTAGAAGGCGGATTATCCGCTCAAACTATTCCTTCAACAGTGATTGCAGGAGCTAATACCCTTGTCTTAGAAAGCTCTTTTTTTACCGAAGAGCTTTCAGTCCAAACCCTCTCCGAAATTCTCAAAGGTATAGACGAAGCCTCCGCCGGCGGATGA
- a CDS encoding VTT domain-containing protein, with amino-acid sequence MTVLLDFLFHWDHYLQLIVLNHKDWIYPLLFLIIFCETGLVLTPFLPGDSLVFTLGIFAAKGWLNLYTLFFMLTLAAIGGDSLNYLFGNKFGKLFYSCSESFFIKKEHIQKTEDFFSKYGAKAIFLSRFIPIIRTFTPFIAGIGSMAYSRFLFFNIFGGLCWIGLFLGTGYFLGNQPIIKNHFKAFIYLIIFLSLFPLLIERIKSKLYTKTNLAVENFSKKRNADNMKME; translated from the coding sequence ATGACTGTTCTATTGGATTTTCTTTTCCATTGGGATCATTATTTACAACTAATAGTTTTAAACCATAAAGACTGGATCTATCCCTTGCTCTTTCTCATTATTTTTTGTGAAACGGGCTTAGTATTAACGCCTTTTTTACCAGGAGACTCCTTAGTTTTTACTCTTGGAATTTTTGCTGCCAAAGGCTGGCTCAATCTCTACACGTTGTTTTTTATGTTGACACTAGCAGCTATTGGTGGAGACAGTCTCAATTACCTTTTTGGTAACAAATTTGGAAAATTATTTTATTCTTGCTCAGAATCCTTTTTCATAAAAAAGGAACATATTCAAAAAACCGAAGATTTTTTTAGTAAATATGGAGCCAAAGCGATTTTTTTATCACGGTTTATCCCCATCATTCGAACTTTTACTCCATTTATTGCTGGTATAGGGTCTATGGCTTACAGCCGCTTTCTTTTCTTTAATATTTTTGGTGGACTCTGCTGGATTGGACTTTTCCTTGGAACTGGTTATTTCCTAGGTAATCAACCCATAATTAAAAATCATTTTAAAGCCTTTATCTACCTCATTATCTTTCTTTCCCTTTTCCCCTTACTCATCGAGAGGATAAAATCCAAGCTTTACACTAAAACCAATCTAGCAGTTGAAAATTTCAGTAAAAAAAGAAACGCAGATAACATGAAAATGGAATGA
- a CDS encoding outer membrane protein, with translation MTHLRAKALRLQTNLWILLVGLVAWASPLKAESGDEYTEEKPDLTAGPTNYPKNQSIEGDSSITANDPISENGFPKEKNNLEKNLKDEKALQQQAPFSLKTGLYAGVFGGGAFSAPGNYGYSLYPSPVGLATFNPRGGIVNGVGGIEVGYEFPKEAMGTSGSFYWSPSVQFDGYYMGVTAAASQLNGVAGNIAFKDNFNSGLFFVDGILKVYTPILIINFGVGIGGAYMWESSIAGIGSKGNFAGKNLFGKGIDTSSGAAAVQGIAGVERWITDRLSFIVEYRFVWIGGSNFSYAGNSTVFGSGTTINTHFDQFEANLVLGGLRYKF, from the coding sequence ATGACACACTTACGAGCCAAGGCTTTACGCCTTCAAACTAACTTGTGGATTCTGCTAGTGGGATTAGTAGCATGGGCTTCGCCTCTGAAAGCAGAAAGCGGAGATGAATATACTGAGGAAAAACCAGATTTAACTGCTGGCCCTACAAACTATCCTAAAAATCAATCTATCGAGGGGGATAGTTCCATTACTGCAAATGATCCAATCAGCGAAAATGGCTTTCCTAAAGAGAAAAATAATTTGGAAAAGAATCTGAAAGATGAAAAGGCTCTTCAACAACAAGCCCCTTTTTCTTTGAAGACTGGCTTATATGCTGGAGTTTTTGGAGGTGGCGCTTTTTCTGCACCAGGAAATTATGGGTATTCATTGTATCCCTCTCCTGTTGGTCTGGCTACCTTTAATCCACGAGGAGGAATAGTCAATGGGGTTGGAGGGATTGAAGTCGGTTATGAATTTCCCAAGGAAGCTATGGGAACGAGCGGTAGCTTCTATTGGAGCCCATCCGTTCAGTTTGACGGCTATTATATGGGTGTGACTGCTGCGGCTTCTCAGTTGAATGGAGTGGCTGGCAACATTGCCTTTAAAGACAATTTTAACTCTGGACTATTCTTTGTCGATGGCATTCTCAAAGTCTATACGCCCATTCTCATCATCAATTTTGGAGTAGGCATTGGGGGAGCTTATATGTGGGAGTCCTCTATTGCTGGGATAGGATCCAAAGGGAATTTTGCAGGGAAAAATCTTTTTGGGAAAGGCATAGACACTTCATCAGGGGCCGCGGCAGTCCAGGGTATTGCTGGGGTTGAAAGATGGATTACGGATCGGTTAAGTTTTATTGTTGAATATCGGTTCGTTTGGATAGGAGGTTCAAACTTTTCCTACGCTGGAAATTCTACTGTTTTCGGCTCTGGTACTACAATCAATACGCATTTTGATCAATTCGAAGCCAATTTGGTGCTTGGAGGCTTAAGATATAAATTTTAA
- a CDS encoding acyl-CoA thioesterase encodes MPVLPELPECESKIKTFFFDTDSCGLIHNIAYLRFVEIARSELAERLGWPLKEMEKTGLVPVVIKTEIVYKSPARLGDIISIISRLSRIERVRFQIDFELRKESPSGSLLAECRQILACIKLPERKPSPIPLNWAQAYPWLVGRKTENS; translated from the coding sequence ATGCCAGTACTACCTGAGCTTCCTGAATGCGAATCAAAAATCAAGACCTTTTTTTTTGATACTGATTCTTGTGGACTTATCCATAACATTGCTTATTTGCGTTTTGTAGAGATCGCCCGTTCTGAACTAGCTGAACGGCTTGGTTGGCCATTGAAAGAGATGGAAAAGACAGGGTTGGTCCCTGTAGTCATCAAAACCGAAATTGTTTATAAATCCCCTGCCAGACTTGGGGATATTATCAGTATCATTTCAAGGCTTAGTCGAATAGAAAGGGTGCGGTTTCAGATTGACTTCGAATTAAGAAAGGAAAGTCCTTCGGGTAGTTTACTTGCTGAATGCCGACAAATCCTTGCTTGTATCAAGCTTCCTGAAAGAAAACCCTCGCCAATTCCATTAAATTGGGCTCAAGCTTATCCTTGGTTAGTTGGGAGAAAGACGGAAAATAGCTAA
- a CDS encoding YpsA SLOG family protein, with amino-acid sequence MIRKIVSGGQTGADRAALDWAIANGIPHGGWCPKGRLSEAGIIPDKYQLSEAPTPSYTLRTAWNVWDSDATLIVTLKPSLTEGSLATQQFAVTFGKPWLHINETTPEIETEVKKFLSSHSIEILNVAGSRESKEKGIYDFCYKVLDQGIDIERKPDSFFQPPYYGLCPPSTFQPRNKTDLSSISQDIIRLEKIQVDAWIGVPEEERRNKQKLLVSVDLYIDPLVTRKAYDTDELSATLDYATVKETIETITSSKPRKLIESLAEEIAIQLLLHPLVSGLTVKVSKFPFSNVAEVSFILQRKKN; translated from the coding sequence ATGATCAGAAAAATTGTCTCGGGCGGGCAAACAGGAGCCGATAGGGCTGCCTTGGATTGGGCGATTGCCAATGGAATACCCCATGGAGGATGGTGTCCCAAAGGAAGATTATCGGAAGCAGGTATCATTCCTGATAAATACCAGCTTTCGGAAGCTCCCACTCCAAGCTATACATTGAGAACCGCATGGAATGTTTGGGATTCAGATGCTACCTTGATCGTCACATTAAAACCGTCTCTTACGGAAGGATCTTTAGCGACTCAACAATTTGCAGTAACTTTTGGAAAACCTTGGCTCCACATTAACGAAACGACTCCAGAGATAGAAACCGAAGTCAAAAAATTTTTGTCTTCTCATTCTATCGAAATACTTAATGTTGCAGGTTCCAGAGAAAGCAAAGAAAAAGGAATCTATGATTTTTGCTATAAAGTTCTTGATCAAGGGATTGATATTGAAAGAAAACCTGATTCTTTTTTTCAGCCTCCCTATTATGGATTGTGTCCACCATCAACTTTTCAACCAAGAAATAAAACCGATCTTTCCTCCATTTCTCAAGATATCATTAGGTTAGAGAAGATCCAAGTGGATGCATGGATTGGGGTTCCAGAAGAAGAAAGAAGGAATAAACAAAAACTCCTTGTTTCTGTTGATCTTTATATAGATCCCCTGGTGACTCGGAAAGCTTATGATACAGATGAATTATCCGCCACGCTAGATTACGCTACTGTCAAAGAAACCATAGAAACTATAACCAGTAGCAAACCTAGAAAACTCATCGAATCCCTTGCCGAAGAGATCGCTATACAATTACTTCTCCATCCTTTGGTTTCAGGACTGACTGTAAAAGTCTCAAAGTTTCCCTTCTCTAATGTAGCCGAAGTTTCTTTTATATTACAAAGAAAGAAAAATTAA